From the genome of Triticum aestivum cultivar Chinese Spring chromosome 1A, IWGSC CS RefSeq v2.1, whole genome shotgun sequence:
ACTCGCCAGCCACTGCCCGTCAGGGGAGAAGTAGACATGGTTCACCACCTGCGTGCACACAGCAAAACAGACAGCGCAAACAGTTGTAAGCATAGCTTCAGCCAAATGAGTTGCctccttgccttgcacgaatgcaAAGCCATAAGTTCTAACAATTTCAACACTGCTCTGCTTTTCTTTCTGAATGATTTTTTATGCGACGACTCCGTTGAGTTAACGTCAGAGATTCATTGTTATGTCCAGGTTACACGGGGTGGGGGAGCGCAAAACACTATATCATAATTATACCTTCTGATGACCAGTCATGCGAGCTTTCGGCTGTTTGCTAATCGTTGGTTCCCAAAGAAACATGGTAAAATCATCTGAACCAGAGACCAGCCTCTCAGGAGCATTACCCCTCATCTTCTCATATCTTGCAAGAGCTGCCTAAACATGCAAAGCTGTCAGTTGTGCAGTCTCGCTTCCAAAGTTTTACCATAAGAATAATGTCAAGCAGCTTAAGTAAAATCTAATTTATCGTTCCGGCAAGCATAATAAATTTTTAAACAAATTGTGCCACACGTGAACTTACCTCTTTCATTTCCTCTGGACTTGAAAATGTCTTGCCGGTATGGTCATATGCCCCAGTGCGGAGAACATATTCTGTGCTCAAGGCAAGCGAATTTACCCAGTGCCCATGACCCTGAATACATAAAATAAAATTATGTCAAAAATGCATAGCAAAAACTTAATATGGGATGGTTTCACCACACAAAAAAATGGGATCGCTGATTTGATAGTGTGATAACAACTCATGGAACACGACACCAAGTGCACGCCAAAATCACAATGAAAATCAGTTGAAAAGCATTCGACAAACTCAATTCACCCACAATAGAGCTCACAGCTCACAACTGAAGGATCTCTACTTGGTATTTGCTGGTATATTGGTCACAACATACATATTAAATATTAAAACACAAATGAATAGCAGAGTTGAGAAACCAGAGCAAGATCTACTCATAGCATGCAGGTACAAAAGTGTTTAGGGTTAATTCGATATGTGCCATTGCCAACTTTGATTATTTGAAAAAAAGAACTGCAAAAAAGCTTACAGAAATGCCGCTGCCAACACTTGGGTAGATCAATAAATGCCAATAAAGATGTCGCATGTATCGAATAAACCCTTTTTTACAGTGGAATTTTTTCGTAGGTGGATTTGTTCGATTAATCAAAGTTGATAGTCTAAATGCATAGAAGAGCAAGTGAAATAACCATGGTCGGCTGATATGCTGTTGATATTAGCATACAGGCCATAAACATGAGCTTATTCTGTTGATGGCTAGCATCCCAGCATGACCAAAATCTGATAGTCTAGTGCGCTATGGTCAGCCTCCTCAAGTGTTCCACTCCGCCCATGAAACTAGACAGGTTGGCAGATCAATCTAGTAGATACTTGAGTTCAAAGCTTATACCTTGAGATGGAGGTCTATGGGAACCTAACGCCCAGTTATGTCCTAAACTTTTGCCAATATGACCCTCTTTCTAACAGGGCTGAACATGAACGTTATAAACTGACACCCTACTGAAGATGAAAGTTATATGCTCAACGGAACACAGAATTTGCAAAGGACAAGACACTTCTACAAGCTGTTCACTTGAAGACTGTGACTTCATCATATCTCATTGGTTGAAAAAAATAAAACTTGTTTAACAATTTTTACACTGTGACAACAAGTTGGGTGAGAGACTGGCTAAACACATTCAGCTACAAGAATTCTCATCTGCGAAGAAATCTTCCAAGCAACTCGGGTAATATCCCTGTGTGTTGTAAATGCAATTTTTGAATATCTAAGCAAACATAGTGACACCATTAACGTACCAAATTAGAATATGATTAATTATTGAGATGACAAAGACGGCTATGAAGGGAATTTCTGACCAATCTCAATACCGTTATTCATTCCCATAGCCAATCAAGAAAAGGTGGATTGGTGTTGACATTTAGTCAGAAAGTTGACCGGGCATGTTCTTGGCCATTAATGTAGTTACACAAGTTGGACAGATCCTACTTTGATAATAACAACATGACATGACTTGAAAGGCATACATACAGTGGGTTGAAAAAAGAACATTGATTTCATTATTGTGCATAAGCATTTGCAGAAGAATATGCTTGGAATTGTTAACATTACCTGCAGTGTTTTGACCAACTTGCCCTGAGTAGTTTCCCATACTTTGATTAAACAATCTTCAGAACTGCAGTAGAAAGACATTATTTTCAGAATTGTATATGTAATATATTACCTGAAGAGGGGAAATTCACAAACGCCATTCACGACAACACTAGACACTTGCGGTCTAGGACGTAAGTGATTCAGAACATGCTTTCAGTTAATGGCATTAGCCATCAAGGGTGCTGGGAGAGTCAGTCAACCGCTTTGCCAACAATTGTGGCTATAAGGATTTAAGAGCGAATAAAAGTAAAAATAACAAGGAACTGATGAACCAGCGAAAGTAACCTACCCGCAACAACATATATGCTTACCGCTACAGGGTACATTTTGTTCTTGTTGACAACAATTATCCAAAGAGAAAACGCTGAGTATTATTATACAGTTAAGTTTATATATCGTCTTCCACACATCATGTATCAGAGGGCCAAACAATAGTGATTTACTACACAATAGCACGTATACAGTTTCCTTTTACTGCAAGAAGAAAAAGGACAGCCAAGTAATAATCTTACCCTGTATATATCAAACCGTCTCCACCCCACTTGACACAGGTCACAGCATTGGTGTGACCTGAAAGGGAAATAACACACTTCTTTGTGGTAATGTCCCAAATTCGTGCATCGCCATCTTTACTTGCACTTACAAAACGACGGGAAGGAGATTGCAAATGAACTGGCTCCCAAGATACAGCAGTAATCCACTTTCTATGTCCCTATTGTAAAAACACCAGAATGAATGACTAGATGTAGCAAGAGTGGAAAAACATATGCAAGAAATAAATTCGATATGGATATCTTCTTTCTAGCAATCTGAGTTAGGAAATTCAGTCTTGTACGAAACAAACAAACTTGTAGTTCTTGCTAACTAGCATTTATTTTGGTAAATGGTTCATAGCAAATTCTCACTTGATGATTAGGATATAATGGAGTGTGATGTGCAAATGAAGAAATGAGATAAAATCTTATTCTATCTTACAGTAGATTCTAGATGTCCGAAAATAAAGAAATGTGCTGCAATCTTACCGTAAGAGGAGTGCCCAATTGATTgcctgttttggggtcccataatATAAGCTCTCCTGACTTGCTTCCACTAACAAGATGTTTCCCATCAGGTGACCATGCAATGCAGAGAACCCAATTCTTGTGGCCTACTCACAAAATACAGGGTTATTTCATAACACTTTGAAAGGAGCGCAGATGTGCGAATGGAACTAGCTGAAAGAGTGATAAGAGTCCCAGAAGAGATGAGAAAGACAATCAAATTTTAGCATCATAATTAATGTTACAAGAGAGAGCTAGCACTAGCAGAGGCAAAGAAAGATGAATTCCCATCACTccagtatatgagcagcagaatgtAACAAGCATAGTTATTAGCATAGAGAATGGGCAGAAAGAATTCAAGCTGAGAAACTGACCTTTGCATGTGTACAATGGGGTCTGTGTGCTGAGGTCCCAGAAGCGAACAGTGGTGTCGCCTGAACCACTAGCCAAGCATCTCCCGTCGGGGCTGAAAGAAACGGCCAATACAGCCTCGGTGTGGCCTGCAGGCAGGCAGACGGTAAGATTGTCATCATTCCTTGCTACTGACCGGAAagaagcagagcagagcagagaagCAGAATCATGGATTGGATGGAAGTAGTGAGCGTACTGACCTGCGATTGTGGCTGAGCATCGGTTGACGGGCCTGATGCGGAAGACGGCCTGCGGCTGGTAGACGATGCGCAGGGTGACCTCCGCGGTGGCTTCAAATCAAATCAAATTGTTGATTTTGATTTGAGAAGGAAGATTGATTGGTTGTTGATTATATGCTACTACTATTCTactgactgactgactgactgactgactgacCGTTGTTGCGTTGCATGAAGGCGCCGAGCTGGACGGAGAGCTCCTCGTCGCCGACGTAGAAGGCGTAGGGCAGCTTGTCCTCCTGCCGTTGCGTTGCATTGCATATTTGCATCAGGTGAGGTAGGTAGgaaaaagaagagagcaagaaGCAAGAAGAAGCAACAAGAAGTAGGTACGTTGTGTAGTAGTTGGTTGACGATGTCCTGGAGCTGCGGCGGTCCGACGTTGTGCGGCAGGTAGAGCGCCGCGCCCAGCTGCTCCCCCTCCGCGCTCACCAGCTGGCACATCACGCTGCTGCTGCTTCCGTTGCCGCCGGCGGCGTCCATctctctccttttcttttcttttctgtaggggagaggagaggaggggaggggagggtggcggcggcggcggaggaagaagaagacgagggaGGGAGGGAAAGACTGTTTGGGCCGGTTGCTTGCTAATAATAACAGAAGAAGACGGCCCAGCCCACCAAGTCTCTTTCTTTCTTGTTGGTCTGGTCTGATGAAGTGAACCCTAGCTCGATTcgattccgccgccgccgcccaagcccGAGGAGGACGATTcgattccgccgccgccgcccaagcccGAGGAGGACGATTcgattccaccaccgccgcccaagcccgaggaggagagaaggggagaggATGGCGTCCGTGGGGCCGACCCTCGAGTCCCTCGTCGACCGTGAGTCTCCctgcccttccttccttcctacTCCCCTTCTCTATGCTAAAGAAGGACTCCTTCAAATCAAGAGGAGTAGCTTGTTTCAATTTCCTTGGATTTCTTCGTCCACTCAACTCTTTTCTCCTtctttatgtatgtatgtatgtatgtatgtatgcagaggtgatctccatcatcaccaacgaCGGCCGCAACATCGTGGTAATTTAagctcttttctttctttctttctttcttctttactATTGCTATTGCTGCCTCTGCTCTG
Proteins encoded in this window:
- the LOC123071068 gene encoding notchless protein homolog; this encodes MDAAGGNGSSSSVMCQLVSAEGEQLGAALYLPHNVGPPQLQDIVNQLLHNEDKLPYAFYVGDEELSVQLGAFMQRNNATAEVTLRIVYQPQAVFRIRPVNRCSATIAGHTEAVLAVSFSPDGRCLASGSGDTTVRFWDLSTQTPLYTCKGHKNWVLCIAWSPDGKHLVSGSKSGELILWDPKTGNQLGTPLTGHRKWITAVSWEPVHLQSPSRRFVSASKDGDARIWDITTKKCVISLSGHTNAVTCVKWGGDGLIYTGSEDCLIKVWETTQGKLVKTLQGHGHWVNSLALSTEYVLRTGAYDHTGKTFSSPEEMKEAALARYEKMRGNAPERLVSGSDDFTMFLWEPTISKQPKARMTGHQKVVNHVYFSPDGQWLASASFDKSVKLWNGITGKFVAAFRGHVADVYQISWSADSRLLLSGSKDSTLKVWDIRARKLKQDLPGHADEVYAVDWSPDGEKVVSGGKDRVLKLWMN